One window of the Misgurnus anguillicaudatus chromosome 8, ASM2758022v2, whole genome shotgun sequence genome contains the following:
- the LOC129449906 gene encoding E3 SUMO-protein ligase ZBED1-like → MAEGGETRVIKNAPGILKADVWAHFGFFEHAGKHELDKTHAVCKACRAQIKYLGNTTNLRNHINRFHPELLKDASGKAASAKTDPTQQKIDQALSTLPFNSEKAKRINRSVASFIAKDLRPYSVVENIGFRHPIKTLEPRYKLPSRSHFAETVIPELYNEAKVQVMSSMSQAIRVAITCDSWTSVATESYITITSHYISQDWNILSHVLQTGAVYESHTGAHLAELLSQVVAEWQLSDKDVVLVTDNASNMIVAAQVGKFSHVKCFAHTLNLTCQRALKGATLSRLLSRVRRISSFFHRSTTASHSLKVKQQCLGLSNHKLITDVATRWNSAFDMIDRFLEQQPAICATLLSPEVRKGESDLFTLTDTDVTNAEDAVNALKPMKDATTLMSEEKNPTVSLIAPLNAQLIQNMADTTGDSPLVREIKNAIKTDLMKRYNSEAEKKVLYTASALDPRFKGMPFLTEQEKLEIYRGVIVEAASLENECTPSRTEVCDAPGRT, encoded by the exons ATGGCGGAGGGTGGTGAGACACGCGTGATTAAAAATGCACCGGGTATTTTAAAAGCCGATGTATGGGCTCATTTCGGCTTCTTTGAACATGCTGGTAAGCACGAACTGGACAAGACACACGCTGTGTGTAAAGCATGTCGTgcacaaataaagtatttaggCAATACAACAAATTTAAGAAATCACATTAACCGTTTTCACCCGGAGCTGCTAAAGGATGCAAGTGGCAAGGCTGCCAGCGCAAAGACAGACCCAACTCAGCAGAAAATTGATCAAGCATTATCAACTTTGCCGTTTAACTCTGAGAAAGCGAAGAGAATAAACAGATCTGTGGCATCTTTCATTGCAAAGGATTTACGGCCCTATTCTGTAGTGGAAAACATCGGATTTCGCCACCCGATAAAGACGCTGGAGCCGCGCTATAAGCTTCCGTCACGCAGCCACTTTGCAGAAACAGTCATACCCGAACTGTACAACGAAGCCAAAGTTCAGGTAATGTCATCAATGAGCCAAGCTATTCGTGTAGCAATAACGTGTGATTCATGGACTTCGGTAGCGACCGAGTCTTACATAACAATAACGTCGCATTACATTAGCCAGGACTGGAACATTTTGTCACATGTGCTGCAAACTGGAGCTGTTTACGAGTCTCACACGGGTGCTCATCTGGCTGAGCTTCTTTCTCAGGTTGTGGCAGAATGGCAGCTATCGGATAAAGATGTAGTACTTGTGACAGACAATGCGTCAAATATGATCGTTGCAGCGCAAGTCGGAAAATTCTCACATGTCAAATGTTTCGCCCATACGCTAAATCTCACGTGCCAGCGGGCGCTTAAAGGGGCCACGCTCTCCAGGCTTCTGAGCAGGGTAAGACGAATATCATCATTCTTCCACCGTAGCACCACAGCGAGCCACTCCCTGAAAGTGAAACAGCAATGTTTGGGACTTAGCAATCATAAGCTGATTACTGATGTTGCAACAAGGTGGAACAGTGCATTTGATATGATCGATAGGTTCTTGGAACAACAACCAGCAATCTGTGCCACCTTGCTCTctccagaagtcagaaaagggGAGTCAGACCTGTTCACTCTGACTGACACAGATGTGACAAATGCAGAGGATGCTGTGAATGCATTAAAGCCAATGAAGGATGCGACCACACTGATGTCAGAAGAGAAAAATCCAACAGTGTCTCTCATTGCTCCTCTAAATGCACAACTCATCCAGAATATGGCAGACACCACTGGAGACTCACCTTTGGTCCGTGAgatcaaaaatgcaattaaaacagATCTTATGAAGAGGTACAACAGTGAGGCAGAGAAGAAGGTTCTTTATACAGCCTCTGCTCTAGATCCCCGGTTTAAGGGAATGCCTTTTCTCACCGAGCAGGAAAAACTGGAGATATACAGAGGAGTGATTGTGGAGGCTGCATCTTTGGAG AATGAGTGTACACCTAGCAGAACAGAAGTGTGTGATGCGCCTGGAAGAACATGA